One genomic window of Nicotiana sylvestris chromosome 10, ASM39365v2, whole genome shotgun sequence includes the following:
- the LOC104247954 gene encoding transcription repressor MYB6-like, whose product MGRAPCCSKVGMRKGAWTAEEDMLLTNYIQLNGEGNWRSLPMNAGLLRCGKSCRLRWVNYLRPGIKRGNFSREEDDLIIRLHLLLGGRWSLIAGRLQGRTDNEIKNHWNTNLLKKLKAAGIQPKPKKLTAKGTKPSKKKQEKRRRAGKAKKPEREMEKDELVKKIQVHIPKPIRLYSLSSSQSSFQDKAEHNIITKLSSEEVDNKNKEEEKIQEPSISSSLSSSVQVEEKETEIYEKIQLFDELLNGCDFSTECLEPTSCCYMLKEVYKEYFQLLNF is encoded by the exons ATGGGAAGAGCACCATGTTGTTCTAAAGTGGGAATGAGAAAAGGTGCATGGACTGCAGAAGAAGACATGCTTCTCACTAATTACATTCAGCTAAATGGTGAAGGAAACTGGAGATCTTTGCCTATGAATGCTG GCCTTCTTAGATGTGGTAAGAGTTGCAGATTAAGATGGGTGAACTATCTTCGACCAG GCATTAAGAGAGGAAATTTCAGTCGTGAGGAGGATGATCTTATAATCCGACTTCATTTACTCCTTGGTGGTCGATGGTCTCTAATTGCTGGAAGATTGCAAGGTAGAACTGATAACGAGATAAAGAATCATTGGAATACCAATCTCTTGAAGAAACTCAAAGCTGCAGGAATACAACCAAAACCTAAAAAGTTAACTGCAAAAGGAACAAAACCATCTAAAAAGAAACAAGAGAAACGAAGACGGGCAGGAAAGGCAAAAAAGCCCGAGAGAGAGATGGAAAAAGATGAACTAGTTAAGAAGATCCAAGTGCATATTCCAAAACCAATAAGGCTATATTCACTTTCTTCAAGCCAAAGTAGTTTTCAAGATAAAGCAGAGCATAATATTATTACCAAGTTGAGTTCTGAGGAAGTTGACAATaaaaataaggaagaagaaaaaatacaAGAGCCATCTATTTCAAGTTCGTTGTCATCGTCCGTGCAGGTTGAAGAAAAAGAGACTGAAATTTATGAGAAGATTCAGTTGTTTGATGAATTGCTGAATGGATGTGATTTTTCAACTGAATGCTTAGAGCCAACGAGCTGCTGTTACATGCTAAAGGAGGTTTACAAAGAGTATTTTCAGCTTCTTAATTTCTGA